AAATATTTTCAGAAAAAAGTATGATAAGGGAAACTGTGGATAGGGTACTACCCATAGTTCCTAAGGAAAATATTTTCATAAGCACAAATATATTACAATGGGAGGGTATCCATAGGGAGTTAGAAGAAATTCCTGTGGATAATATAATTATAGAACCCATGGGGAGGGACACCGCCTCAGCCATAGGGTACGGAGCAATAGTTATAGATGAAAGGTTTAAGGGGTGTAGTATAGAGCTAATAGTTTTACCAGCTGATCACATGATAAAAAAAGAAGCAAGTTTTAGGGAAGTATTGTTAAAGGGATGCCAAGAGGCAAAGGAAAATAGTGTTATAGTTACTTTGGGAATTAAACCTACTAGACCAGAAACTGGCTATGGGTATATTGAAGTGAAAAAAGTGAAAGATAGGGAAGAATTAAAAGAGGGGAATATATATAGGGTAAAAAGGTTTAGGGAAAAACCCAACCAAGAGGTTGCAGAAACTTATGTAAACTCTGGAAACTATCTGTGGAATTCAGGGATGTTTATTTTTTCCATGGAAACAATTTTTAAAAATTTTCAAGTTTTAATGGAGGACCATTGGGACATTTTAAAAGATTTAAGGGAAGTGGTAAAGGGGGAAGTTACTGGGGAGAAACTTTCTAATTTAGCAAAACCTTACTTTGAAAAATTTGAAAAAATATCCATAGATTATGGAATAATGGAACAATCTAAAAATATAAGGGTGATACCCTGTGATATTGGTTGGAGTGACCTTGGAAGTTACAATGCCTTTAGTGAAATATATACCCCAGATTCAAATGGAAATATAACCAAGGGGAGGGTTGTAGCCTTTGAATCTAAGGAAAATATAGTAATAGGTAGTGATTTTACAATTTCTCTTTTGGGAGTAGATAACTTAGTTGTTGTGAAGGGGGAGAATAACAACATACTAATTGCTAAAAGAAGTAGGGTTCAAGATATAAAGAAACTTTTAGACTTATATAGGAGTATGCTATAATCATTCATAGGAAAAAGACTTTTTTAGGAGGCTAGGATGAAGAGATTAATAGCAACTTTATTTATAATTCTAGGAGCAGGAGCCCTTGCCCAAGGAAATAGTATAGACAGGATAAAAGATGAGTTTAAAGGATATAAGGAAACTCAGAGGGGAGAGGTTCTTTATTTAGAAAATAACGATGAGGGAACCATGGCTTTCATAGGAAATGGAAACTTTAAATTGGGGAATTTAAAGAACCTATTAAATGAGAAGGGGTTCTCTGAGGAAAAACCTGGATATTACAGAAATAGTGTAGGTCAAATAGGTTATTTAGGCGATGAAGATGGGGTTAAATACCTTTTATTATCAGAGGATGGCATAGGTCTTGCTGATATGAGGGAAAAAATGTACAATGCTTTTTTTAAAGAAGAAGAGAAAGCACCTTTAGAGGAGGAGGTACCTGTTCCCGTACCTGAAATTAAAAAAGAGAGATATCATACAGTTGTAAAGGGGGATACACTTTATAATATCAGTAAAAGGTTTGGATTAACTGTGGAGGAACTTCAAAAGTTAAATAACCTTAAAAATAACAATATTAAGTTGGGACAGGTATTAAAATACTAATAGAGGTGAAGTGATGAGGGCTAAAAAGGAAAGAACATTGGTAATGGCTCTAGGAGGTATTTTACTGGCCTCTGGACTTTTAATATATTTTAAGGGAGATAAAATATATGAGAGTTTAAGGGGCGGTAAATACACTGGGACGATAACTAAAACCTTTGCAAGAAGGGAACTAGAAAATAGAATAGATAGAAAAATAGAAAGTAAAAGTTTGGGAAGGTTAATAGAAAGCTTATCCTTGGAGAAATTGGATTTGGCCGATGAGATACTACAGGACAAGGACCTAGTAAACTTTTTAAATGAGGGTCATCTGGAAATAGGTGGTAAAAAAATAAACTATGAGGAAGCGGTGGCCCAAGAAAAAATTAAAAAGGGATTACAGGATTTAGGAGTTTTATCTCCTGAGTTAAAGGGATACTTAGATAAAAAATATCCCACTAAGACCTATGTATCCATAGGAAAGAAAATTCAAATTCCAGAGGCTATTAAAACAAGAGATAGACTTAGTAGACTTATCCCAGAGGAGAATTTAAAGAATTTAATTTTAGGATTAAATGATGGAAAAATAGAGACTTTGAATAATATTTTTATTAAAAATCCAGAGGTTGTGAAGGCCTTGGAAACAAAGAAAATAGAGGATTATACCAATATAGAAAAGTTATATGAACTCTCTAAGAGCTTATATGAGATAGGGCAGTTAGACCCAAGAATAGCTCTGATATTAAATAATATTTTTCCAAACTTTGACTTTAGAAAGGCAGCCCTTTATGGAAACTTATACCTTTCAGATAATACCCTAGAGAAAAACTATATGGAGGAGTTTCAAAGGGGAGATTACACAATAAAACATCCCCTAGTAAAATTAAATCCCTATGGGAGAACACCATTGACAGCCCTTGTTAAATTTAAAACAAAGGAGAAAAATCCAAAGGTCAAGGTGACTATTTTAGGTGAAAGGGGAATGGAGAATTATTCCTATATTAGTGAGTATAGGGATATAGAGGGAGTTCCCATAGTAGGACTTTACAATAGAAGTAAAAATAGGGTTATTTTAGAGGTTTTAAATTCTAAAAATATACCTGTTGAAAGGGGAGAAGTATCAATAGATACAGGGTATTTAAGTGACCTTCTTCCTAGTATATATGTGGAGAAAAGAGTTTTGGGATTTACTCAGCCTGGAATGAATTTAGCAGTTTACAATGTGAAAAATGAGGGGATGCCCTTTATATTTGATAGCCAGGGAAATATTAGATATGTGTTAAACACAGGAAATCCCATAAGAACTTTAACCTCTCTAGAGAGAAGTGAAAATGGAAACTGGGTAGTATCCAATGATGAGGATAATTTCATAATGGATATTACTGGGAAAATTCTAGGAAGAATGGGAAGAACAGAACCTGTGGAAAAACCTAAAAATAAAGAGATTCAATATTTAGTTAGAAACAATAATGTTTTAACTGTGGTTGGATTTATAGATACACCACCTCACCCTTACTGTTTATTTTCAGAATTAGGACTGGATAGTAAAAAACCTCTTTTTAGAGCTAAGATATTTTATGATTACTATAAAAAAGAGGATAACAATATAGTTAAGGGAGAAAGACTTCCCCTATATCCTGGGAACAATAAATAGGAGGGAAAATGAAGGAAATATTTTATATACTCTCCCTAGGAATTCTATTTCTAGGGGAGGTTTTTTTATTTAATTTGGAAGATGTGGGAATATGGGGGATACTAGCCTTTATATTCATAATGCTTGGAATGTATTTAAGTGATTCAATGGTGTTTAATGTTTCAAAATATACAAATAGAAACTATATTTTTATAAGTCTTTTGGACATGTTTTTCCTAGGTCTTTGGTATCTTATAACTTGGGAAATTGGAATAGTTCCACTATTTTTAATTTTCCTCGGAGCTCAGGTAATTTTAAGAACTCTTATAAATACTTTAGTTTATAGGGAAAAACCTGTAACTATTTTAGGGGAGGGAATTTTAAGAGAGAATCTAGAAAAAAGCATAAGGGGAAGAGAGGGATATACCTATGTGGAATTTAATGGGGATATATCTACTTTAAAATCCTTTGTAAAGAAAAATTCCATTGGAATAGTTTTACTAGGGAAACTTAAAATGACCAATGAGGAAATTGAAAAAATCCTTCAACTTAAACTTTCAGGGGTGGAAGTTAGGGGATATTTAGACCATATGGTAGATTATGAGGAAAAAATAGATGTGGAATATATAGATGAGGAATGGCTTTTAAATGCCTATGGTTTTGAAATATTAAGAAGTAAACTACAAAATAAAATAAAGAGGATATTTGATTTTACCCTAGCTTTAGGAATGGGAATATGTGTAAGTCCTCTAATGGCAATTTCAGCTTTAATTGTAAAGTTAGAAAGTCCTGGGGGAGTTATTTACTCCCAAGCTAGGGTTGGAGAAAATGGTAGGGAGTTTATGGTTCATAAGTTTAGGTCTATGAGGGCAGATGCTGAGAAAAATGGAGCCCAATGGGCCCAGGTAAATGACCCTAGAGTAACTAAGTTTGGAAATTTTATGAGAAAAACTAGAATAGATGAACTGCCACAACTGTTAAATGTTTTAAAGGGAGAAATGAGCTTTATAGGTCCCCGTCCAGAAAGACAGGTATTTATAGATGAACTGGAAAAACAGATACCATATTATGGTCTTCGTCATATGGTAAAGCCTGGTCTTACAGGTTGGGCTCAGGTTATGTATCCCTATGGAGCCACAGTGGAAGATGCTAAAAATAAACTAGAATATGACCTTTACTATATAAAGTGTTACAGCTTATATTTAGATATTATAATACTATTTAAAACCTTGAAAACTGTTGTTTTCGGAAGGGGTAGATAATGTTTATAAGTGTTTTTACACCTACTTATAATAGAAGAGATACCTTAGAGCGATTATATGAATCTTTAAAGGAACAAACCTTTAAGGATTTTCAATGGGTGATTGTAGATGATGGGTCTACAGATGATACTAAAGAGTATTTAGAAAAAATAAAAGAGGAAAATATTTTAAATATAACCTATATTTCCAAGGAAAATGGTGGGAAAATGAGGGCTATAAATGAAGGAGTTGCTCTTAGTAAGGGGGAATTTTTCTTTATAGTAGATAGTGATGACTATTTAACTTTGGATGCTCTTGAAAAAATATATAAAAAGGGAAAAAACCTTCCAAGGGAACTTGGAGGGTTAGTTTTTAGGAAAATAAATATAAGTACTGGTAAAATTACAGGGAAAAGATTTAAGGAAGAGATAGTAAGTACTCCCCTAGATATTTTTTATAATTTAAAAATAGATGGAGATAAAAGCGAAGTAATAAGAACTTCTATTATGAGGGAGTTTCCCTTTGAAGTTTTTCAAGGGGAAAAATTTTTACCTGAGGGGTATATTTGGAATAGAATAGGAGAAAAATATAAACTTTTATATGTGGATGAGGGGATATATTACTATGAGTACTTAGAAAGTGGATACACCAACTCCTTTAAAAAACTTATGAGAAATAATCCTAGGGGATTTAATATTTATTATAAATATATGTTAAAACAGAGGATTCCCCTATTAAATAGGGTAAAATTTATAATAAGATATTTGGAAAGTTGTTTTTATATATTAAAAGGAGGGAAAAAATGAAAATACTTCATGTGATAACCTCCCTAGAACTAGGTGGAGCTGAGAAATTACTTGTGGATTTACTACCAGAGCAAAAAAAGTTAGGGCATCAAGTGGATTTACTAGTCCTAGATTTAAGTGGGGAGGTATTTTTAAGGAAATTAAAAAACCAAGATATTAAGGTAATAGGTACAAGTTTTAGTAATAGACGTAGTTTTAGAAATATATTTTATATTAATAGGATTATTAAAAATGGAGATTATGATGTGGTCCACGCCCATTTAACCCATGGACAATATTGGACAAGTTTAAGTAGATACTTAGATTTTGGAACGTCTAGAAGATATGTTACCACAGAACATAGCACTTCAAATAGAAGAAGAGGAAGTAAACTTCTTAAGTTAATAGATAAAATAATATATGGAAATTACGATAGAATAGCATCTATTTCATCTCCTGTGGAGTTAGCCCTTTTAAAATGGCTAGGAAAACAGGCAAAGGGACGTTCCCAGGTTATAGAAAATGGAATTGATTTAAAAAGATATCCTAGAGAACAAAGGGAGAACTCCCTTAAAAGATTACTTATGTTAGCTAGATTTCATCCATCTAAGGACCATGGAACTTTAATTAGAGCCATGGATAAAATGAGAGATTACACTCTTACCTTAGCTGGAGATGGGGAGACCATGGAATATTTTAAAACCATGGTGAAGGATTTAGATTTGGAAAACAATGTAACATTTCTAGGATTTACAAGGGATGTGGAAAAACTTTTAGAAAACCACGATATAGCCATTCAATCATCATTTTATGAAGGGTTTGGACTAGGAGCACTGGAAGCTATGGCTTCAGGACTTCCTGTGGTAGGAAGTAATATACCAGGACTTAGGGATGTGGTAAATGAAGGGGGACTTTTATTTACTCCAGAATCCTCTGAAGATTTAATAGAGCAAATAAGAAAACTTGAAAATACAGAGCTTTATAGGGAAATGAGTAAAAGAGCCTTGGAAAATAGTGAAAGATTTTCCATAGAAAATACAGCTAAAAAATACATTGATTTTTACAATAGGTAGGGGGCTTTTTTATGATACTTTATTGGTTGATTTTTATAAAATTATTCCTAGGAGGGTTTTATGAAGTTCTTGGGAAAAATGAAAAAATAAAAAATCGTTTATATTATATAACTATAGGAACCCTGGTGCTATTTTTTGGAACCAGGGGTTTTATAGGTTGGGATTGGTATTTTTATTATCCATCCTTTATGAAAATGGCCTATTCCTATGAACCTGGATATATGCTTTTTTCAAAGGTTGTAGGCCTAGTCTATAAAAATTATCATTTCTTTGTGTTTATAAATACACTTTTAGATTTTACAATGATATATTTTATATTTAAAAGAAAAAAGTATAAGATTTTGACCCTGGCTTTATACTTTGCAATACAGGGAATTCCCATGGAAGTTGATTTAATGAGAAATATTAAAAGTATACTTTTATTTTTACTTTCTATTAAATATATAGAGGAAAAAAGATTTTTACCATTTTTAGGTTTAAATATTTTAGGTTTTACCTTTCATATAACAGCTCTTTTATATATTCCCATGTATTTCATACTTCCTAGAAAATATGATTGGAGATTAATATGGGGATTATTTATCTTAGGAAATCTATATTATCTTTTAGATTTAAAAATTATTATTAGGGGAATGGAGTATATAGGAACAAGTTTAGGTGGAGGAATGGGACATAAAATTTTAGGGTATATGTCTGTAATTCCTAAAACTTTCCATAATAGAGTCACCCTTCTTTATTTAGAAAGAATACCTTTATTTTTACTGGGATTTTTTCTTTGTAAAAATGAGATAAATAAAAACTCCCTATATATTTGGATATATATATTTTTATTTACCAGTGAGCTTTCAATAGCTTCTGTGAGAATTGGGATATTGTTTATATATTCAGTTTGGTTTATATTAGAGGAGGGAGTGGAAAGAGCAAAGGGGAAAAAGGCAAAAATTGCAGTGTTAACCCTAGGATTAACCATAGGCCTTTTAAGAACTTGGAATCACCTTAGCTTTTCAGGAAATAAGATAACCTATCCCTATAGGTCAGTTTTATATGACCATGAAACCTATGAAAAGAGTAAAGTAAGGGTGGATAGGGCTAGGAAAACCATAGGAGATGGTCACGGAAGGGAGCTGTTGCTTCAATACTAAAGGAGGAAATATGAAGATATTTTTTACAGCCAATGTCCTTTGGGATATTTATATATTTAGATATGGTGTTATAAAGGAATTGATTAAAGATGGCCATGAGGTTGTAGTAGTAGCACCAAAAGATGACAGAATAGATTTTGAAAAACAATTAAATATAAGACATATTCCCATAGAGGTAAATAAAAGAGGGGTAAACCCCATTGAAGATTTAAGACTTATGTTAAACTTAGGAAGTATTTATAAAAGAGAAAAGCCAGATATAGTTTTCCATTATACTATAAAGCCTAATATTTATGGTACCTTAGGGGCAAAAATTGCCAAGGTAAAATCCATAGCTGTCCTAACGGGATTGGGATATTCTTTTACATCAAACAATATGGTTTCTAAAATTGCTAGGTTTATGTATAAAATATCTTTACCCAAGGCAAATGAAGTGTGGGTATTAAATAGAGATGATAAACATGAACTTATAAATAGAAAAATAGTGGATGAAAAGAAGCTCTTTATACTTCCAGGGGAGGGAATAGATTTAAATAGATTTAAAAAGTTAAATCTTCCTAGGGAATATAAAGGGATAACTTTTTTAATGATAGCAAGGGCATTTATAGATAAGGGATTTTT
The window above is part of the Cetobacterium ceti genome. Proteins encoded here:
- a CDS encoding mannose-1-phosphate guanylyltransferase yields the protein MKVVLIMAGGSGERFWPLSTREKPKQLLKIFSEKSMIRETVDRVLPIVPKENIFISTNILQWEGIHRELEEIPVDNIIIEPMGRDTASAIGYGAIVIDERFKGCSIELIVLPADHMIKKEASFREVLLKGCQEAKENSVIVTLGIKPTRPETGYGYIEVKKVKDREELKEGNIYRVKRFREKPNQEVAETYVNSGNYLWNSGMFIFSMETIFKNFQVLMEDHWDILKDLREVVKGEVTGEKLSNLAKPYFEKFEKISIDYGIMEQSKNIRVIPCDIGWSDLGSYNAFSEIYTPDSNGNITKGRVVAFESKENIVIGSDFTISLLGVDNLVVVKGENNNILIAKRSRVQDIKKLLDLYRSML
- a CDS encoding glycosyltransferase family 2 protein, which translates into the protein MFISVFTPTYNRRDTLERLYESLKEQTFKDFQWVIVDDGSTDDTKEYLEKIKEENILNITYISKENGGKMRAINEGVALSKGEFFFIVDSDDYLTLDALEKIYKKGKNLPRELGGLVFRKINISTGKITGKRFKEEIVSTPLDIFYNLKIDGDKSEVIRTSIMREFPFEVFQGEKFLPEGYIWNRIGEKYKLLYVDEGIYYYEYLESGYTNSFKKLMRNNPRGFNIYYKYMLKQRIPLLNRVKFIIRYLESCFYILKGGKK
- a CDS encoding aryl-sulfate sulfotransferase N-terminal domain-containing protein, which encodes MRAKKERTLVMALGGILLASGLLIYFKGDKIYESLRGGKYTGTITKTFARRELENRIDRKIESKSLGRLIESLSLEKLDLADEILQDKDLVNFLNEGHLEIGGKKINYEEAVAQEKIKKGLQDLGVLSPELKGYLDKKYPTKTYVSIGKKIQIPEAIKTRDRLSRLIPEENLKNLILGLNDGKIETLNNIFIKNPEVVKALETKKIEDYTNIEKLYELSKSLYEIGQLDPRIALILNNIFPNFDFRKAALYGNLYLSDNTLEKNYMEEFQRGDYTIKHPLVKLNPYGRTPLTALVKFKTKEKNPKVKVTILGERGMENYSYISEYRDIEGVPIVGLYNRSKNRVILEVLNSKNIPVERGEVSIDTGYLSDLLPSIYVEKRVLGFTQPGMNLAVYNVKNEGMPFIFDSQGNIRYVLNTGNPIRTLTSLERSENGNWVVSNDEDNFIMDITGKILGRMGRTEPVEKPKNKEIQYLVRNNNVLTVVGFIDTPPHPYCLFSELGLDSKKPLFRAKIFYDYYKKEDNNIVKGERLPLYPGNNK
- a CDS encoding glycosyltransferase family 4 protein codes for the protein MKIFFTANVLWDIYIFRYGVIKELIKDGHEVVVVAPKDDRIDFEKQLNIRHIPIEVNKRGVNPIEDLRLMLNLGSIYKREKPDIVFHYTIKPNIYGTLGAKIAKVKSIAVLTGLGYSFTSNNMVSKIARFMYKISLPKANEVWVLNRDDKHELINRKIVDEKKLFILPGEGIDLNRFKKLNLPREYKGITFLMIARAFIDKGFLEYVKAARHIKEKYPHVRFQFLGALGGNGVNGIDRSTMDALVEEGLLEYLGHRKDVPKIIDRCDCVVLPSYREGISKVLLEAAAMEKPIIATDVTGCKEIVENGKNGYLVKVKNSESLIGAMEKFMNLSQEKIDEMGKYSREKMKNEFDEKIIVNIYRRKLWNLV
- a CDS encoding EpsG family protein; translated protein: MILYWLIFIKLFLGGFYEVLGKNEKIKNRLYYITIGTLVLFFGTRGFIGWDWYFYYPSFMKMAYSYEPGYMLFSKVVGLVYKNYHFFVFINTLLDFTMIYFIFKRKKYKILTLALYFAIQGIPMEVDLMRNIKSILLFLLSIKYIEEKRFLPFLGLNILGFTFHITALLYIPMYFILPRKYDWRLIWGLFILGNLYYLLDLKIIIRGMEYIGTSLGGGMGHKILGYMSVIPKTFHNRVTLLYLERIPLFLLGFFLCKNEINKNSLYIWIYIFLFTSELSIASVRIGILFIYSVWFILEEGVERAKGKKAKIAVLTLGLTIGLLRTWNHLSFSGNKITYPYRSVLYDHETYEKSKVRVDRARKTIGDGHGRELLLQY
- a CDS encoding LysM peptidoglycan-binding domain-containing protein → MKRLIATLFIILGAGALAQGNSIDRIKDEFKGYKETQRGEVLYLENNDEGTMAFIGNGNFKLGNLKNLLNEKGFSEEKPGYYRNSVGQIGYLGDEDGVKYLLLSEDGIGLADMREKMYNAFFKEEEKAPLEEEVPVPVPEIKKERYHTVVKGDTLYNISKRFGLTVEELQKLNNLKNNNIKLGQVLKY
- a CDS encoding glycosyltransferase family 4 protein, producing the protein MKILHVITSLELGGAEKLLVDLLPEQKKLGHQVDLLVLDLSGEVFLRKLKNQDIKVIGTSFSNRRSFRNIFYINRIIKNGDYDVVHAHLTHGQYWTSLSRYLDFGTSRRYVTTEHSTSNRRRGSKLLKLIDKIIYGNYDRIASISSPVELALLKWLGKQAKGRSQVIENGIDLKRYPREQRENSLKRLLMLARFHPSKDHGTLIRAMDKMRDYTLTLAGDGETMEYFKTMVKDLDLENNVTFLGFTRDVEKLLENHDIAIQSSFYEGFGLGALEAMASGLPVVGSNIPGLRDVVNEGGLLFTPESSEDLIEQIRKLENTELYREMSKRALENSERFSIENTAKKYIDFYNR
- a CDS encoding exopolysaccharide biosynthesis polyprenyl glycosylphosphotransferase — translated: MKEIFYILSLGILFLGEVFLFNLEDVGIWGILAFIFIMLGMYLSDSMVFNVSKYTNRNYIFISLLDMFFLGLWYLITWEIGIVPLFLIFLGAQVILRTLINTLVYREKPVTILGEGILRENLEKSIRGREGYTYVEFNGDISTLKSFVKKNSIGIVLLGKLKMTNEEIEKILQLKLSGVEVRGYLDHMVDYEEKIDVEYIDEEWLLNAYGFEILRSKLQNKIKRIFDFTLALGMGICVSPLMAISALIVKLESPGGVIYSQARVGENGREFMVHKFRSMRADAEKNGAQWAQVNDPRVTKFGNFMRKTRIDELPQLLNVLKGEMSFIGPRPERQVFIDELEKQIPYYGLRHMVKPGLTGWAQVMYPYGATVEDAKNKLEYDLYYIKCYSLYLDIIILFKTLKTVVFGRGR